In one Lolium rigidum isolate FL_2022 chromosome 3, APGP_CSIRO_Lrig_0.1, whole genome shotgun sequence genomic region, the following are encoded:
- the LOC124696121 gene encoding scarecrow-like protein 33 encodes MAGSGTPEEFLGQQQGFLARLEPPSPSLFLDLPPTPRSEEDEDACFDDMALPYISRLLMEEGTDDQFFFLYPDHPALLRAQLPFAQILVHSGGGSGSASALSPSCSSSDAAASPSPSIASPYDAVQISRPPYADATSASPHHHGVQNSFTGNCLLPGDQDMLNLAFLKGMEEAQKFLPPNSSLPVNIGSTLAATTVVGGVPTGGGLTKKRHNPEPEAGRATKLITPDQEEEDGARELFDEMMFQEHEICMKGVEQPRVPVEAKPARTSRKGTGKRGRPRKGIVGSEMVDLHTLLLNCAEAVSADNRWGASELLKRIKHNSSPLGDAAQRLAHYFAEGLEARLAGRGSQLYQSLMARRTSVADFLKANQLYMAACCCKKVAFVFANKTICNAVAGKKRLHIVDYGLNQGFQWPGLLRMLAARKGGPPEVRITGIDLPQPGFRGSDHIEDTGRRLGNFARVFGVPFKFHGIAAKRETVQPEDLNIDRDEVLVVISLCHFRLLMDENVCFDSPSPRDEVLNNIRKMRPDVFIHGIMNGSYGATYFLTRFREALFHYSAHFDLLDATVPRDNDGRILLERDIFGRSALNVIACEGADRVERPETYKQWQARNRRAGLSQLPLNPEVVRLVLDKVKDNYHRDFVVDGDQRWLLHRWKGRVLYALSTWIADDAT; translated from the coding sequence ATGGCTGGCAGTGGCACGCCGGAGGAGTTCCTGGGGCAGCAGCAGGGTTTCCTCGCGCGCCTGGAGCCGCCGTCACCGTCCCTCTTCCTCGACCTGCCGCCGACGCCCCGgtccgaggaggacgaggacgcctGCTTCGACGACATGGCGCTCCCCTACATCTCGCGCCTGCTCATGGAGGAGGGCACGGACGACCAGTTCTTCTTCCTCTACCCCGACCACCCCGCGCTCCTAAGGGCGCAGCTGCCCTTCGCCCAGATCCTCGTccacagcggcggcggcagcggctccgcctccgcgctctcgccgtcctgctcctcctccgacgccgccgcctcccccagcCCCAGCATCGCCTCGCCCTACGACGCGGTCCAGATCTCCCGCCCGCCCTACGCCGACGCCACCAGTGCATCGCCGCACCACCACGGAGTCCAAAACTCCTTTACTGGTAACTGCCTGTTGCCCGGCGACCAGGACATGCTCAACTTGGCCTTTCTCAAAGGCATGGAGGAGGCTCAAAAGTTCCTCCCGCCCAACAGCAGCCTCCCGGTCAACATCGGCTCCaccctcgccgcgacgacggtggTGGGTGGAGTGCCCACAGGCGGTGGGCTGACGAAAAAGAGGCACAATCCGGAGCCGGAGGCGGGCAGAGCCACCAAACTGATCACGcccgaccaggaggaggaggatggcgcACGCGAGCTGTTCGACGAAATGATGTTCCAGGAGCACGAGATATGCATGAAGGGGGTTGAGCAGCCGCGCGTCCCCGTGGAAGCCAAGCCAGCGAGGACCAGCCGGAAGGGGACCGGGAAGAGGGGGCGGCCGAGAAAGGGCATCGTTGGCAGCGAGATGGTGGACCTGCACACGCTGCTGCTCAACTGCGCGGAGGCGGTGTCCGCCGACAACCGCTGGGGTGCgagcgagctgctcaagaggatcAAGCACAACTCGTCCCCGCTCGGGGACGCGGCGCAGAGGCTGGCGCATTATTTCGCCGAGGGGCTGGAGGCACGGCTGGcgggaagggggagccagctgtacCAGTCGCTGATGGCGAGGCGCACCTCGGTCGCCGACTTCCTCAAGGCCAACCAGCTTTACATGGCGGCTTGCTGCTGCAAGAAGGTGGCGTTCGTCTTCGCCAACAAGACCATCTGCAATGCTGTGGCAGGGAAAAAGCGGTTGCACATTGTGGACTATGGTCTCAACCAAGGATTCCAGTGGCCAGGCTTGCTACGCATGCTGGCGGCTAGAAAAGGCGGACCTCCGGAGGTGAGGATCACCGGCATTGATCTCCCTCAACCTGGATTTCGAGGATCCGACCACATTGAAGATACAGGGCGAAGGCTTGGCAATTTTGCCCGTGTGTTCGGTGTGCCATTTAAGTTCCATGGTATCGCAGCAAAGCGAGAGACTGTCCAGCCTGAGGACCTGAACATTGACCGGGATGAGGTGCTTGTGGTGATTAGTCTTTGCCATTTCAGACTTCTGATGGACGAAAACGTCTGCTTTGATAGCCCGAGCCCCAGGGATGAGGTTCTCAACAACATCAGGAAGATGCGCCCGGATGTCTTCATCCATGGGATTATGAATGGCTCTTACGGTGCGACGTACTTCCTGACACGGTTCCGGGAGGCGCTGTTCCACTACTCGGCACATTTCGACCTGCTGGATGCGACCGTCCCTCGGGACAATGACGGGCGTATCCTGCTCGAGCGTGACATCTTTGGCCGCTCTGCCCTGAATGTCATCGCATGTGAGGGCGCAGACCGGGTGGAACGCCCCGAGACATACAAGCAGTGGCAGGCGCGGAACCGTCGGGCTGGGTTGAGCCAACTGCCGTTGAATCCAGAGGTTGTTAGGCTTGTGCTGGACAAGGTCAAGGATAACTACCACAGAGACTTCGTTGTTGATGGGGATCAGCGGTGGTTACTGCACAGGTGGAAGGGGCGTGTGCTCTATGCCCTGTCAACCTGGATTGCTGACGATGCCACCTAG